The Helianthus annuus cultivar XRQ/B chromosome 16, HanXRQr2.0-SUNRISE, whole genome shotgun sequence genome includes a window with the following:
- the LOC110917704 gene encoding uncharacterized protein LOC110917704, translating into MLPEKPVAPPPWVLRSTIHWSFRILIFAFALGLLIFWGIDGFSVTDFHNDFVTTFDGKAAVNNFTLTHPDSVSVLPPQFNLNLTIQKPLKAPDPVSLKWVSAELDPDYSANLLAQWLTPGGEPCKDSSTEDIIIRGLDRGDIDTIELSTGDIHEYVIQAVDGSGNPRCLGGDYFEIDLSGETWKSRPPIKDLSNGTYSFSLQVHPDFAGDYNLTIILLFRHYQGLKFSPERFAFDKLLRVVRIRFSNSNGSARLPEIEQCKKSDYNRDVWAGRWTRHGKNEHCRISNDGRYRCLKPDYPCKHPWCHGPLGSVESNGWVYSTHCSFKLFDSESAWNCLSNRWLFFWGDSNHCDTIRNLLNIVLNFETGIIPRLFDMNITNPSNPRQSFRITSVFNGHYNHTGNYQGLNSLYNHGYREYLNNYFSGETVPDTLIMNSGLHDGVYWPNLRRFIKGAEDAAAFWAEVLDGVRRRKVAVPNVIYRTTVATGGYARRLVFNPNKMEAFNGVFVDKLRQLGLIDHVIDHFDMTYPWHYDNRCNDGVHYGRAPAKMKWRDGEIGHQYFVDLMLCHVLLNVLCSK; encoded by the coding sequence ATGTTGCCGGAAAAACCAGTTGCTCCACCACCGTGGGTCCTGCGGTCGACGATTCACTGGTCTTTCAGGATCCTAATATTTGCTTTTGCTCTTGGTTTACTGATTTTCTGGGGTATTGATGGCTTCAGTGTTACTGATTTCCACAATGATTTTGTTACCACGTTTGATGGCAAAGCAGCTGTAAACAACTTCACCCTCACCCATCCAGATTCAGTTTCCGTTCTTCCTCCTCAGTTTAACTTGAATTTAACTATCCAAAAACCCTTGAAAGCTCCAGATCCGGTGAGTCTGAAGTGGGTTTCAGCTGAGCTGGACCCGGATTACTCAGCGAACCTACTAGCACAGTGGTTAACTCCGGGCGGGGAGCCCTGTAAGGATTCCTCCACCGAGGATATTATTATCCGGGGTTTGGACCGGGGGGATATAGATACTATCGAGTTGTCTACGGGAGATATCCATGAATATGTTATCCAAGCAGTGGATGGATCGGGTAACCCGCGTTGTTTGGGCGGTGATTACTTTGAAATCGATTTATCCGGTGAAACTTGGAAATCTCGTCCTCCGATTAAAGATTTGAGCAATGGGACTTACTCATTTTCCCTACAAGTTCATCCCGATTTTGCTGGAGACTATAATCTAACGATAATACTACTGTTTCGACACTACCAGGGGTTAAAATTCTCCCCGGAGCGATTCGCCTTTGATAAACTTCTTCGGGTTGTTCGGATAAGGTTCAGCAACTCGAACGGGTCTGCTCGGTTGCCGGAAATCGAGCAATGTAAGAAGTCGGATTACAATCGGGATGTGTGGGCGGGTCGATGGACCCGCCACGGGAAGAATGAGCATTGCCGGATCAGCAATGACGGACGCTACCGGTGTTTGAAACCGGATTACCCGTGTAAACACCCGTGGTGTCATGGGCCTCTGGGATCCGTGGAGAGTAATGGGTGGGTTTACTCGACCCATTGTTCGTTCAAGTTGTTTGATTCCGAATCGGCTTGGAATTGTTTGAGTAATCGTTGGTTGTTTTTCTGGGGCGATTCGAATCACTGTGACACCATTCGGAACTTGCTTAACATTGTTTTGAATTTTGAAACGGGGATTATTCCGCGGCTGTTTGATATGAACATTACTAACCCGAGTAATCCTCGGCAGTCGTTCAGGATCACAAGTGTTTTCAACGGGCATTATAACCATACCGGAAACTATCAGGGGTTGAATTCGCTATACAACCATGGTTACCGAGAGTACTTGAACAACTACTTTTCTGGGGAGACTGTTCCGGACACGTTGATCATGAACTCGGGGTTGCACGACGGGGTTTACTGGCCGAATTTGAGAAGATTCATAAAGGGGGCCGAGGATGCTGCAGCATTTTGGGCGGAGGTTCTTGATGGAGTGAGGCGGAGAAAGGTTGCCGTCCCGAATGTTATTTACAGGACCACCGTGGCGACGGGTGGGTATGCGCGGAGATTGGTGTTTAATCCCAACAAAATGGAAGCGTTTAACGGTGTGTTTGTAGACAAGTTGCGGCAGTTGGGTTTGATTGATCATGTGATAGATCATTTCGATATGACTTATCCTTGGCACTATGATAATCGGTGCAACGACGGGGTGCACTACGGCAGAGCTCCAGCCAAGATGAAGTGGCGAGACGGTGAGATCGGTCACCAATATTTTGTCGACTTGATGTTGTGTCATGTGTTGCTCAATGTCCTGTGCTCAAAATAG
- the LOC110917703 gene encoding uncharacterized protein LOC110917703: MDERDPIDVQRNSGRQSSRRVLISILSGQPTPRGSPRRLNSRIVLWLLLITLWAYAGFCIQSMWAHGEIENSFELSVSEINISNVLTDDDVKKMDINMETNGGRGVSNSVVSIKKRSKRSRRGSGSSSSSRSKRGSKKKILETENSTGVEVQEQVPQTNATYGMLVGPFGSIEDRVVGLSPAKRSGTCDRKSQFARLVWSKTFVLVFHELSMTGAPLSMMELASEILSCGGAVSVVALSRKGGLLPELYRKKIKVVEDKYKLSFKAAMKADLVIAGSAVCASWIEQYLDHSASGSRRLVWWIMENRREYFDRSKRVLNRVKTLVFLSKSQSKQWMTWCEEENIKLKSAPSLVPLAVNDELAFVAGISCSLNTPAFTVEKMLEKRLLLRKLVREEMGVKDSDMLVMALSSINPGKGHLSLVESVHLATTNKKPGGMIDDEQVFEKMLNVSEEKTRNDIKLLIGSVGSKSNKVVYVRSLLGFLSNHSGLQNSVMWTPATTRVTSLYAAADVYVINSQGIGETFGRVTTEAMANGIPVLGTDAGGTKEIVEHNVSGLLHPTGHSGTTVLSKHLQYLLKNPSERRRLGLKGREKVKKMYLKKHMYKMFWQVLYDTMKLK, translated from the exons ATGGATGAACGTGATCCGATAGATGTGCAAAGAAACTCAGGGAGACAATCATCACGTCGAGTGTTAATATCGATATTATCAGGTCAACCGACACCTAGAGGCTCTCCTAGAAGATTAAATTCTAGGATAGTACTTTGGTTGCTATTGATCACTCTTTGGGCCTATGCTGGATTTTGTATCCAGTCAATGTGGGCCCATggtgaaattgaaaatagttttGAGTTGAGTGTGAGTGAGATCAATATCAGTAATGTGTTGACAGATGATGATGTTAAGAAGATGGATATTAACATGGAAACGAATGGTGGTCGTGGTGTGTCGAATAGCGTTGTATCTATAAAGAAAAGGAGCAAAAGATCTAGACGCGGTTCTGGTTCTAGTTCTAGTTCTCGTTCCAAGCGTGGTAGTAAGAAAAAGATTTTGGAAACTGAAAACAGTACCGGAGTTGAAGTTCAAGAACAAGTTCCACAAACAAATGCTACTTATGGGATGCTAGTTGGCCCGTTTGGTTCGATCGAAGACCGAGTAGTGGGATTGAGTCCTGCGAAGCGATCAGGAACGTGCGATAGAAAAAGTCAGTTTGCTCGGCTTGTTTGGTCAAAAACATTTGTCTTGGTATTCCATGAGCTTTCGATGACTGGAGCGCCACTTTCGATGATGGAGCTGGCGTCGGAGATTTTGAGTTGTGGAGGCGCGGTTTCTGTAGTTGCGCTTAGCCGAAAGGGTGGATTGCTTCCGGAACTTTATAGAAAGAAGATCAAAGTTGTTGAGGATAAATATAAGCTTAGTTTTAAGGCTGCAATGAAGGCAGATCTTGTTATAGCAGGATCAGCTGTCTGTGCATCATGGATTG AACAGTATCTTGATCATTCAGCGTCAGGATCACGTCGACTTGTATGGTGGATAATGGAAAACCGGCGAGAGTATTTTGATCGATCTAAGCGTGTGCTTAACCGTGTAAAAACATTGGTATTTCTGTCCAAATCACAATCTAAACAATGGATGACTTGGTGTGAAGAAGAAAATATTAAACTCAAATCTGCACCCTCTCTAGTTCCACTCGCGGTCAATGACGAACTCGCTTTCGTAGCTGGCATTTCGTGTTCGCTAAACACCCCTGCGTTCACCGTCGAAAAAATGCTGGAAAAAAGACTTTTGTTAAGAAAATTAGTGAGAGAAGAAATGGGAGTAAAAGATAGTGATATGCTTGTTATGGCATTAAGCAGTATAAATCCCGGAAAGGGTCATTTATCGTTGGTCGAATCGGTACACCTGGCGACGACTAATAAAAAACCTGGTGGAATGATTGATGATGAACAAGTTTTCGAAAAAATGTTGAATGTGAGTGAAGAAAAGACGAGGAATGATATTAAGCTTCTGATCGGTTCGGTTGGATCCAAGAGTAATAAGGTTGTTTATGTCAGATCACTTCTCGGTTTCTTATCGAATCATTCGGGTTTACAAAATTCAGTTATGTGGACTCCTGCAACGACACGGGTCACCTCGCTTTATGCTGCAGCAGATGTTTATGTTATAAATTCCCAG GGGATTGGAGAAACGTTCGGAAGAGTGACAACCGAAGCGATGGCAAATGGTATTCCG GTGCTAGGAACAGATGCAGGAGGTACAAAAGAGATTGTTGAACACAATGTGAGTGGTCTTCTACATCCAACTGGGCATTCAGGAACCACTGTTCTATCCAAACACCTTCAATATTTGCTTAAAAACCCATCAGAACGACGACGTTTGGGACTTAAAGGAAGAGAAAAAGTGAAGAAAATGTACTTGAAAAAGCACATGTATAAGATGTTTTGGCAGGTTCTTTATGACACCATGAAATTAAAGTAA